From the Nocardiopsis changdeensis genome, one window contains:
- a CDS encoding FAD-dependent oxidoreductase encodes MNTVQGARRIVVVGNGMVGARFAEEVARLDPAGERVHVTVVGAEHHPAYNRVLLSGLVAGDYTAEQIRLPVPDTPGVTVRTGLSAVSLDTAARTVALDDGTGLDYDELVLATGARAAFPPVTGVSAADGAPGEGVCALRDLDDCRRLLALVRPGAPVVVLGGGVLGLEAARGLQSRGARVSVVESSPWIMRRQIDRAAADILRRRYDALGVKVHSWRVASRWIPGTGLELDDGRVLPGDALVVTAGVRGNIELAKDAGIEVEHGVLVDDALATSDARVHAIGDCAQHPGGGAGLVQPGWEQAAVLARRLTGTEPQARYTGSRPVTRLKAEGIELTAFGEVHTDEEDGGDLEMLTVSDPHGGRYAKLVVRADRLVGSVLLGFPEAAAVLSQLHDSGAPVPADRLALLQGTVPAAPAGEAGERPAPVVCRCNAVTRDDLEQAWLDGARTRESIAAATRATTGCGGCVRDVNALLSGWDTKAPVS; translated from the coding sequence TTGAACACCGTGCAGGGTGCACGCCGGATCGTGGTCGTCGGCAACGGAATGGTCGGCGCTCGGTTCGCCGAGGAGGTGGCCCGCCTGGACCCGGCGGGCGAGCGCGTCCACGTGACCGTGGTGGGGGCCGAGCACCACCCCGCCTACAACCGGGTCCTGCTGTCGGGTCTGGTGGCGGGGGACTACACCGCCGAGCAGATCCGGCTGCCCGTCCCCGACACGCCGGGGGTGACCGTGCGCACGGGCCTGTCGGCCGTCTCCCTGGACACCGCGGCGCGCACCGTCGCCCTGGACGACGGCACGGGCCTGGACTACGACGAGCTCGTGCTGGCCACCGGTGCCCGCGCGGCCTTCCCGCCCGTCACGGGGGTCTCGGCCGCCGACGGCGCCCCGGGGGAGGGGGTGTGCGCCCTGCGCGACCTGGACGACTGCCGCCGGCTGCTGGCCCTGGTGCGCCCCGGCGCCCCCGTGGTGGTGCTGGGCGGCGGCGTCCTGGGCCTGGAGGCCGCCCGGGGGCTCCAGAGCCGCGGGGCCCGGGTGTCGGTGGTGGAGTCCTCGCCGTGGATCATGCGCCGCCAGATCGACCGCGCGGCCGCCGACATCCTGCGGCGCCGCTACGACGCGCTGGGCGTGAAGGTGCACTCCTGGCGGGTGGCCTCGCGCTGGATCCCCGGTACCGGTCTGGAGCTGGACGACGGGCGGGTGCTGCCGGGGGACGCCCTGGTGGTGACCGCCGGGGTGCGCGGCAACATCGAGCTGGCCAAGGACGCGGGGATCGAGGTGGAGCACGGGGTCCTGGTGGACGACGCCCTGGCCACCTCCGACGCCCGCGTGCACGCCATCGGCGACTGCGCCCAGCACCCCGGCGGGGGCGCCGGCCTGGTGCAGCCCGGCTGGGAGCAGGCCGCGGTGCTGGCCCGGCGGCTGACCGGGACCGAGCCGCAGGCCCGCTACACCGGTTCGCGGCCGGTGACGCGGCTCAAGGCCGAGGGGATCGAGCTGACGGCGTTCGGTGAGGTGCACACCGACGAGGAGGACGGCGGGGACCTGGAGATGCTGACCGTCAGCGACCCGCACGGGGGCCGTTACGCCAAGCTGGTGGTGCGCGCGGACCGGCTGGTGGGCTCGGTGCTGCTGGGGTTCCCGGAGGCCGCGGCGGTGCTGTCGCAGCTGCACGACTCCGGTGCCCCGGTGCCCGCCGACCGGCTGGCCCTGCTCCAGGGGACCGTGCCCGCGGCGCCCGCCGGGGAGGCGGGGGAGCGGCCGGCGCCGGTGGTGTGCCGGTGCAACGCGGTGACCCGCGACGACCTGGAGCAGGCGTGGCTGGACGGGGCGCGCACCCGGGAGTCGATCGCGGCCGCCACCAGGGCGACCACGGGCTGCGGCGGGTGCGTGCGCGACGTCAACGCCCTGCTGTCGGGGTGGGACACCAAGGCCCCGGTGTCCTGA
- a CDS encoding maleylpyruvate isomerase N-terminal domain-containing protein: MDGPRPARPHRPRPPLGRLARGLGQRRPARAGRLPEDARLLSWFREGHAALVGTLAGAAPGTECFAFLPAPSPLAFWARRQCHETTVHRIDAQSALRPPADAPDPAVAPEVAADGVDELLMGFLARPKNRPASDPPLTLAVRSTDTGHAWTAAMTPQGSSPARGDADAPDAVLAAPAAELYLVLWNRAEPAPGALAGDRRALKAWRGSARVG, from the coding sequence GTGGACGGTCCGCGACCTGCTCGCCCACACCGGCCGCGTCCACCGCTGGGCCGCCTCGCACGTGGCCTCGGGCAACGGCGGCCCGCCCGCGCAGGCCGCCTGCCCGAGGACGCCCGCCTCCTGTCGTGGTTCCGCGAGGGGCACGCCGCCCTGGTCGGCACGCTCGCCGGCGCCGCCCCCGGCACCGAGTGCTTCGCCTTCCTGCCGGCCCCCTCCCCGCTGGCGTTCTGGGCCCGGCGGCAGTGCCACGAGACGACCGTCCACCGCATCGACGCCCAGAGCGCGCTGCGCCCCCCGGCGGACGCGCCGGACCCGGCGGTCGCCCCCGAGGTGGCCGCCGACGGCGTCGACGAGCTCCTCATGGGCTTCCTGGCCCGGCCGAAGAACCGGCCGGCCTCCGACCCGCCGCTGACCCTGGCGGTGCGCTCCACCGACACCGGCCACGCCTGGACCGCGGCCATGACCCCGCAGGGCTCGTCCCCGGCCCGCGGGGACGCCGACGCCCCCGACGCCGTCCTGGCCGCGCCGGCGGCCGAGCTGTACCTGGTGCTGTGGAACCGGGCCGAGCCCGCCCCCGGCGCCCTGGCCGGGGACCGGCGCGCCCTGAAGGCGTGGCGGGGGTCGGCCCGGGTCGGCTGA
- a CDS encoding Lrp/AsnC family transcriptional regulator — translation MDELDSAIVRELQRDARQTNRALAAKLGVAPSTCLERVRLLRRRGVVRGFHADIDPQALGRRVQAFVSVQLRPPSRRAIEGFKAAMHALPEVSAVYVVAGEHDFLVHVSAPSLDALHSFLIDRLTERREVAGFRSQIIYDSVVKTVAEPLEPGTG, via the coding sequence GTGGACGAACTAGATTCGGCGATCGTGCGCGAACTCCAGCGCGATGCGCGGCAGACCAACCGGGCGCTGGCCGCGAAGCTGGGGGTGGCGCCCTCCACCTGTCTGGAGCGGGTGCGCCTGCTCCGGCGGCGCGGCGTCGTCCGCGGCTTCCACGCCGACATCGACCCGCAGGCGCTGGGGCGCCGGGTGCAGGCGTTCGTGTCGGTGCAGCTGCGCCCGCCCAGCCGCCGGGCGATCGAGGGCTTCAAGGCGGCGATGCACGCCCTGCCGGAGGTGTCGGCGGTGTACGTGGTCGCGGGGGAGCACGACTTCCTGGTCCACGTGTCCGCGCCGTCGCTGGACGCGCTGCACTCCTTCCTCATCGACCGGCTCACCGAGCGCCGGGAGGTGGCGGGCTTTCGCAGCCAGATCATCTACGACAGTGTCGTGAAGACGGTGGCCGAGCCGCTGGAGCCCGGCACCGGCTGA
- a CDS encoding DUF1772 domain-containing protein has protein sequence MAGMVYAVVPVLSVVLTGLFAGLFFAFSIAVMPGLGRAGDRSMVEAMQGINVAILNPFFAVVFIGAPVVLLGQTVLHWAAGHTSSAWWAGAALALLVLVLVVTFAVNVPRNNALDRAGSAERLADPAAVRGDFEAVWVRWNHLRTLASAAALLCTALAVTTG, from the coding sequence TTGGCGGGCATGGTGTACGCGGTGGTGCCGGTGTTGTCCGTGGTGTTGACGGGATTGTTCGCCGGCCTGTTCTTCGCCTTCTCCATCGCGGTGATGCCGGGGCTGGGCCGGGCGGGCGACCGGTCCATGGTCGAGGCGATGCAGGGCATCAACGTCGCCATCCTCAACCCGTTCTTCGCGGTGGTGTTCATCGGCGCCCCCGTGGTCCTGCTGGGGCAGACGGTCCTGCACTGGGCCGCGGGCCACACGTCCTCGGCCTGGTGGGCCGGGGCGGCCCTGGCCCTGCTGGTCCTGGTGCTGGTGGTGACGTTCGCCGTGAACGTGCCGCGCAACAACGCCCTGGACCGGGCCGGGTCGGCGGAGCGGCTGGCCGACCCGGCCGCGGTGCGCGGCGACTTCGAGGCGGTGTGGGTGCGCTGGAACCATCTGCGCACCCTGGCCTCCGCCGCGGCCCTGCTGTGCACGGCCCTGGCCGTGACCACCGGCTGA
- a CDS encoding molybdopterin oxidoreductase family protein, whose amino-acid sequence MTTTHCPYCALQCAMHLETGPDGRPAARPAPFPTNRGGLCRKGWTSAEVLGVPDRLTRPLLRKDRTGGFGEVDWDTALDHVAERLLALRAEHGPDSVAVFGSGGLTNEKSYALGKFARLALGTSQIDYNGRFCMSSAAAAGNRAFGLDRGMPFPLTDVGASEVVVLAGANPAETMPPMMGHLSAPRLIVIDPRRSATARVALDNGGLHLAPRPGTDLALALGLLHLAGVRGWIDRAYLDERTTGFEDAWAHAAAWWPERTEQVTGVPAVRLREAADVLGAAARARSAYILTGRGSEQHAKGTDTVTAWINLALALGLPGREGSGYGCITGQGNGQGGREHGQKADQLPGYRRIDDPAARADVAAVWGVDPGALPGPGRSAFELLDSLGEGGGARALLLFGSNPVVSAPDSTRVRSRLESLDLLVTADFVLSETAALGDVVLPVAQWAEESGTMTNLEGRVLRRNRAFAPPEGVRTDLEVLAGLAVRLGQPADRFPTEPDAVLAELGRATEGAPADYSGVTPERLAAGEALYWPVRRGAGPTPRLFLDCFAHPDGRARLVPVAHRPPAESADAAFPLIATTGRLMGHYQSGAQTRRVPELAGAEPEVYVEVHPDTAARAGLGEGDAALVTSRRGATRARVRLEPAARLDTVFLPFHYAGEQAANNLTNPALDPVSRMPEFKVSAVRLEPAPPEPGP is encoded by the coding sequence ATGACCACCACCCACTGCCCCTACTGCGCGCTGCAGTGCGCCATGCACCTGGAGACCGGTCCGGACGGCCGCCCCGCCGCCCGGCCGGCCCCCTTCCCCACCAACCGTGGCGGGCTGTGCCGCAAGGGGTGGACCTCCGCCGAGGTCCTGGGCGTCCCCGACCGCCTCACCCGCCCCCTGCTGCGCAAGGACCGCACCGGGGGGTTCGGCGAGGTCGACTGGGACACCGCGCTGGACCACGTCGCCGAGCGCCTGCTGGCGCTGCGCGCCGAGCACGGCCCGGACTCCGTGGCCGTGTTCGGCAGCGGGGGGCTGACCAACGAGAAGTCCTACGCCCTGGGCAAGTTCGCCCGCCTGGCCCTGGGCACCTCCCAGATCGACTACAACGGCCGGTTCTGCATGTCCTCGGCGGCCGCGGCGGGGAACCGGGCGTTCGGCCTGGACCGGGGGATGCCGTTCCCGCTGACCGACGTGGGCGCCTCCGAGGTCGTCGTGCTGGCGGGCGCGAACCCGGCCGAGACCATGCCGCCGATGATGGGCCACCTGTCGGCGCCGCGCCTGATCGTCATCGACCCGCGCCGCTCGGCCACCGCCCGGGTGGCCCTGGACAACGGGGGACTGCACCTGGCCCCGCGGCCGGGCACGGACCTGGCGCTGGCCCTGGGGCTGCTGCACCTGGCCGGGGTGCGGGGCTGGATCGACCGCGCCTACCTGGACGAGCGCACCACGGGGTTCGAGGACGCGTGGGCGCACGCCGCCGCCTGGTGGCCCGAGCGCACCGAGCAGGTCACGGGGGTGCCCGCCGTCCGCCTGCGCGAGGCCGCCGACGTGCTGGGGGCCGCGGCCCGGGCGCGTTCGGCCTACATCCTCACCGGCCGGGGCAGCGAGCAGCACGCCAAGGGCACCGACACCGTCACCGCCTGGATCAACCTGGCCCTGGCGCTGGGCCTGCCCGGCCGGGAGGGTTCGGGGTACGGGTGCATCACCGGGCAGGGCAACGGCCAGGGCGGCCGCGAGCACGGCCAGAAGGCCGACCAGCTGCCCGGCTACCGCCGTATCGACGACCCGGCCGCCCGCGCCGACGTGGCGGCCGTGTGGGGGGTGGACCCGGGCGCCCTGCCCGGGCCGGGCCGCTCCGCGTTCGAGCTGCTGGACTCCCTGGGGGAGGGCGGCGGCGCCCGCGCCCTGCTGCTGTTCGGCTCCAACCCGGTGGTGTCGGCCCCCGACAGCACCCGGGTGCGCTCCCGGTTGGAGTCCCTGGACCTGCTGGTCACCGCCGACTTCGTGCTGTCGGAGACGGCGGCCCTGGGCGACGTGGTGCTGCCGGTCGCCCAGTGGGCGGAGGAGTCGGGCACCATGACCAACCTGGAGGGGCGGGTGCTGCGCCGCAACCGCGCCTTCGCGCCGCCCGAGGGGGTGCGCACCGACCTGGAGGTGCTGGCGGGGCTGGCGGTGCGGCTGGGCCAGCCCGCCGACCGGTTCCCCACCGAACCCGACGCGGTGCTGGCCGAGCTCGGCCGGGCCACCGAGGGCGCCCCGGCCGACTACTCCGGGGTCACCCCCGAGCGGCTGGCCGCCGGCGAGGCCCTGTACTGGCCGGTGCGGCGGGGCGCCGGGCCCACGCCGCGCCTGTTCCTGGACTGCTTCGCCCACCCCGACGGCCGGGCGCGCCTGGTCCCGGTCGCCCACCGGCCGCCGGCCGAGTCGGCCGACGCGGCCTTCCCGCTGATCGCCACCACCGGGCGGCTGATGGGCCACTACCAGTCCGGCGCCCAGACACGCCGGGTGCCCGAGCTGGCCGGGGCCGAGCCGGAGGTGTACGTGGAGGTGCACCCCGACACGGCCGCCCGTGCCGGGCTGGGCGAGGGCGACGCGGCGCTGGTCACCTCGCGCCGGGGCGCCACGCGCGCCCGGGTGCGGCTGGAGCCCGCGGCCCGCCTCGACACGGTCTTCCTGCCCTTCCACTACGCGGGGGAGCAGGCCGCCAACAACCTCACCAACCCGGCCCTGGACCCGGTCAGCCGCATGCCCGAGTTCAAGGTGAGCGCCGTGCGCCTGGAGCCGGCCCCGCCGGAACCGGGCCCGTGA
- a CDS encoding helix-turn-helix transcriptional regulator: protein MCSSPLVGRERERRLLRAAATPGTVTLLAGAAGTGKTRLVRELHDPHGTAVLAGHCPPGAEPFPFAPLIEALRRVPVPGGLSPLCGALRALLPEHADRLPPAPEPAADPASGSHRLYRALTELLDALEPTVLVLEDVHWADPDTRDLLAYLTPRLPAHLGLVLTYRPEDLPRSFPVAALAARTPPGTGHRELTLGPLTPHDLLALAEHALPGGAPTLEDARRLHAWTGGLPLAAVETLYGLAASGDGSDPRPRIPDRPPVPPSLRDWLLDRLHALDGDARRLVRAACVLGGPATEPLIAHVAELTPARADRALSRACRSGLLTPTAPATLAPATPLLAQVCHASLPHGKRRRLHRVALAALALSAEPPHARLARHAREAGLLEEWTDHAERAADHALEQGEDSTAVVLLRDALTRPDLPSRRRRDLALKLGRAALTGISAEHAIARLREVLATPGLPAAERGELRMELGLLLLNQAAQNRSARGELVRAAAELAERPDLAARAMCALAVPRSTPDSVDTHRRWMDQALAAAHSSHDTTVAHTVAVNHATLLAQVGDPAAWKVELPAPGTPHDPPTPDTLARRREFARGSLNLADAAVMLGHYERADGHLDDAAAWSGADDAPYIHESVRALRLTLDWARGRWQGLAEEVDRHRESPRLAHLHSVTAELGLLRAALALAQGDPGLARTLLVRIRPGPGGAAEAPGGPVGGGGQEAPPDYTVPVRAFAAGLLARMATAQGEPARAWGHVEDLVSLIAAKGIWVWAADLLPGMEALVECGRGAVARDLCARLRAGLRDTDAPAAAACLLRLEAALAGHRGHHDRALLLYAEAEDAYRAMPRPYDAAQVREACARVHFARPRGEGAEPGVAALRAALKEYAGLGATWDAARVRRLMRSHGVTPAAAPARPHHDRRLSPREGEIADLAARGRTNREIAALLHLSPRTVETHVANALSKLGLRSRRDLTPPPD, encoded by the coding sequence ATGTGCTCCTCCCCGCTCGTGGGGCGCGAGCGGGAACGACGGCTACTGCGCGCGGCGGCCACCCCCGGGACCGTGACCCTCCTGGCGGGCGCCGCCGGAACCGGCAAGACCCGCCTGGTCCGGGAACTGCACGACCCGCACGGGACGGCGGTCCTGGCCGGACACTGCCCGCCGGGCGCCGAACCGTTCCCCTTCGCGCCGCTCATCGAAGCCCTGCGCCGGGTCCCCGTCCCCGGCGGGCTCAGCCCCCTGTGCGGAGCCCTGCGCGCCCTGCTCCCCGAACACGCCGACCGCCTTCCCCCGGCCCCGGAGCCGGCCGCCGACCCGGCGTCGGGCAGCCACCGCCTGTACCGCGCCCTCACCGAGCTCCTCGACGCGCTGGAGCCCACCGTCCTGGTCCTGGAGGACGTCCACTGGGCCGACCCGGACACCCGCGACCTGCTCGCCTACCTCACCCCCCGGCTGCCCGCCCACCTGGGCCTGGTCCTCACCTACCGGCCCGAGGACCTGCCCCGCTCCTTCCCGGTGGCCGCCCTGGCCGCCCGCACTCCCCCCGGCACCGGCCACCGGGAGCTGACCCTGGGCCCCCTCACCCCCCACGACCTGCTCGCCCTGGCCGAGCACGCCCTCCCCGGCGGTGCGCCCACCCTGGAGGACGCCCGCCGCCTGCACGCCTGGACCGGGGGGCTGCCCCTGGCCGCGGTGGAGACCCTGTACGGCCTCGCCGCCTCCGGGGACGGCTCCGACCCCCGGCCGCGGATCCCCGACCGGCCGCCCGTGCCGCCCTCCCTGCGCGACTGGCTCCTGGACCGCCTGCACGCCCTGGACGGGGACGCCCGCCGCCTGGTGCGCGCGGCCTGCGTCCTGGGCGGTCCCGCCACCGAGCCCCTGATCGCCCACGTCGCCGAGCTCACCCCCGCCCGTGCCGACAGGGCCCTGTCCCGCGCCTGCCGCAGCGGCCTGCTCACCCCCACCGCCCCGGCCACCCTGGCCCCCGCCACCCCGCTGCTCGCCCAGGTCTGCCACGCGTCCCTGCCGCACGGCAAGCGCCGCCGCCTGCACCGCGTCGCCCTGGCCGCCCTGGCCCTGTCGGCGGAGCCGCCCCACGCCCGGCTGGCCCGCCACGCCCGCGAGGCGGGGCTGCTGGAGGAGTGGACCGACCACGCCGAACGCGCCGCCGACCATGCCCTGGAGCAGGGTGAGGACAGCACGGCGGTGGTCCTGCTGCGCGACGCCCTGACCCGCCCCGACCTGCCCTCGCGGCGCCGCCGCGACCTGGCCCTCAAGCTCGGCCGGGCCGCCCTGACCGGTATCTCCGCCGAGCACGCGATCGCCCGGCTGCGCGAGGTCCTGGCCACCCCCGGCCTGCCCGCCGCCGAGCGCGGCGAACTGCGCATGGAACTGGGCCTGCTGCTGCTCAACCAGGCCGCCCAGAACCGCAGCGCCCGCGGCGAGCTGGTCCGTGCCGCCGCCGAGCTCGCCGAACGCCCCGACCTGGCCGCCCGCGCCATGTGCGCGCTGGCCGTGCCCCGCAGCACCCCCGACTCCGTCGACACCCACCGCCGCTGGATGGACCAGGCCCTGGCCGCCGCCCACAGCAGCCACGACACCACCGTCGCCCACACCGTGGCCGTCAACCACGCCACCCTGCTGGCCCAGGTCGGCGACCCCGCCGCCTGGAAGGTGGAGCTGCCCGCCCCGGGCACACCCCACGACCCGCCCACCCCCGACACCCTGGCCCGCCGCCGCGAGTTCGCCCGGGGCTCGCTCAACCTCGCCGACGCCGCCGTCATGCTCGGCCACTACGAGCGCGCCGACGGCCACCTCGACGACGCGGCCGCGTGGTCGGGCGCCGACGACGCCCCCTACATCCACGAGAGCGTGCGCGCGCTGCGCCTGACCCTGGACTGGGCGCGCGGCCGCTGGCAGGGCCTGGCCGAGGAGGTCGACCGCCACCGCGAATCGCCCCGCCTGGCCCACCTGCACTCGGTCACCGCCGAGCTCGGGCTGCTGCGCGCCGCCCTGGCCCTGGCCCAGGGCGACCCCGGGCTGGCCCGCACCCTGCTGGTCCGTATCCGCCCCGGGCCCGGCGGCGCCGCAGAGGCCCCGGGCGGTCCGGTGGGGGGCGGCGGGCAGGAGGCCCCGCCCGACTACACCGTTCCGGTGCGGGCCTTCGCCGCCGGGCTGCTGGCCCGCATGGCCACCGCCCAGGGCGAGCCGGCCCGTGCCTGGGGGCATGTGGAGGACCTGGTCTCCCTCATCGCGGCCAAGGGCATCTGGGTGTGGGCCGCGGACCTGCTCCCCGGTATGGAGGCCCTGGTGGAGTGCGGTCGCGGCGCCGTCGCCCGCGACCTGTGCGCCCGCCTGCGCGCGGGGCTGCGCGACACCGACGCCCCGGCCGCCGCCGCCTGCCTGCTGCGTTTGGAGGCGGCCCTGGCCGGCCACCGCGGCCACCACGACCGGGCCCTGCTGCTGTACGCCGAGGCCGAGGACGCCTACCGCGCCATGCCCCGCCCCTACGACGCCGCCCAGGTGCGCGAGGCCTGTGCCCGCGTCCACTTCGCCCGCCCCCGCGGTGAGGGCGCCGAACCGGGGGTGGCCGCCCTGCGCGCCGCCCTGAAGGAGTACGCGGGGCTGGGCGCGACCTGGGACGCAGCCCGGGTCCGCCGCCTGATGCGCTCCCACGGCGTCACCCCCGCCGCCGCCCCGGCCCGGCCCCACCACGACCGCAGGCTCTCCCCGCGCGAGGGGGAGATCGCCGACCTGGCCGCGCGCGGCCGCACCAACCGGGAGATCGCCGCGCTGCTGCACCTGTCCCCGCGTACTGTGGAGACGCACGTGGCCAACGCCCTGTCCAAACTCGGGCTGCGGTCGCGCCGCGACCTGACCCCTCCCCCCGACTGA
- a CDS encoding DUF2000 domain-containing protein, with the protein MAMDTKIVVVLREDLPPGQAANAGAVLGLALGGRLEHSVAADGKDAGGRVHAGLNPHPVPTLTATGEQLREIKEEAEDQGLLVVGFNEVARRSRDYVAYLDALADTAPEEVEYTGLALLGARGEVNRLTKRLSLLR; encoded by the coding sequence ATGGCAATGGACACCAAGATCGTCGTCGTACTGCGCGAGGACCTGCCGCCCGGGCAGGCGGCCAACGCGGGCGCGGTGCTCGGGCTCGCACTGGGCGGCCGGCTGGAGCACTCGGTGGCGGCCGACGGCAAGGACGCGGGCGGACGGGTGCACGCCGGCCTCAACCCGCACCCGGTGCCCACCCTGACCGCCACCGGGGAGCAGCTGCGCGAGATCAAGGAGGAGGCCGAGGACCAGGGGCTGCTGGTGGTCGGGTTCAACGAGGTGGCCCGCCGCTCGCGCGACTACGTCGCCTACCTGGACGCGCTGGCCGACACCGCCCCGGAGGAGGTGGAGTACACCGGGCTGGCGCTGCTGGGGGCGCGGGGGGAGGTCAACCGGCTCACCAAACGGCTGTCCTTGCTGCGCTGA
- a CDS encoding MFS transporter: protein MTPETGRRAPRTGKSWISHWDPEDTAFWNDGGRRTARRNLWASIFSEHIGFSVWSLWSVLVLFMTPQTGFDWSPEQKFLLVSVVSLVGAVLRVPYTLAVPFFGGRNWTIISAAALLLPTLLAVYLIGSPDTPYWVFVVLAATAGLGGGNFSSSMANINFFFPEREKGVALGLNAGGGNIGVATVQLVGLGVIALFTLDGARLVPLFYVPFLLLAIWVAFRHMNNLTGARTDVAAQLAATRDRHFWIMSFLYVGTFGSFIGFGFAFGLLLQNQFGLEPLQAASITFLGPAIGSLVRPVGGRLADRLGGARVTLWNFLAMVAGTAVVVFAINADSLPLFVGAFGVVFVLTGLGNGSTYKMIPSIYAARAQDAVSRGEDPLEAHSYNKRIASSMLGLIGAMGALGGVAINLVFRESFRMTESAAPGFLAFLGFYLVCAAVTWAVYLRRPRAAAPGTADRTDDAVESAQR, encoded by the coding sequence GTGACCCCCGAGACAGGCCGCCGCGCACCGCGCACGGGCAAGAGCTGGATCTCCCACTGGGATCCCGAGGACACCGCCTTCTGGAACGACGGAGGCCGCCGCACCGCCCGCCGCAACCTGTGGGCGTCCATCTTCTCCGAGCACATCGGCTTCTCCGTGTGGAGCCTGTGGTCGGTGCTGGTGCTGTTCATGACCCCCCAGACGGGGTTCGACTGGTCCCCGGAGCAGAAGTTCCTGCTGGTGTCGGTGGTCTCCCTGGTGGGCGCGGTCCTGCGCGTCCCCTACACCCTGGCGGTGCCGTTCTTCGGCGGCCGGAACTGGACCATCATCTCGGCGGCCGCGCTGCTGCTGCCCACCCTGCTGGCCGTGTACCTGATCGGCAGCCCGGACACCCCCTACTGGGTGTTCGTGGTCCTGGCGGCGACGGCCGGGCTGGGCGGGGGCAACTTCTCCTCGTCCATGGCCAACATCAACTTCTTCTTCCCCGAGCGGGAGAAGGGGGTGGCGCTGGGCCTGAACGCCGGCGGCGGCAACATCGGCGTGGCCACGGTGCAGCTGGTGGGCCTGGGCGTCATCGCCCTGTTCACCCTCGACGGCGCCCGGCTGGTGCCGCTCTTCTACGTGCCCTTCCTGCTCCTGGCCATCTGGGTCGCGTTCCGGCACATGAACAACCTCACCGGTGCCCGCACCGATGTGGCCGCGCAGCTGGCGGCGACCCGGGACCGGCACTTCTGGATCATGTCGTTCCTGTACGTGGGCACCTTCGGCTCCTTCATCGGGTTCGGGTTCGCCTTCGGCCTGCTGCTGCAGAACCAGTTCGGGCTGGAGCCCCTCCAGGCGGCCTCCATCACCTTCCTGGGCCCGGCCATCGGCTCGCTGGTCCGCCCGGTGGGCGGGCGCCTGGCCGACCGGCTGGGCGGCGCCCGGGTCACCCTGTGGAACTTCCTGGCGATGGTCGCGGGCACCGCGGTGGTCGTGTTCGCGATCAACGCCGACTCGCTGCCCCTGTTCGTGGGCGCCTTCGGGGTGGTGTTCGTCCTCACCGGCCTGGGCAACGGCTCGACGTACAAGATGATCCCGTCCATCTACGCGGCCCGGGCCCAGGACGCGGTCTCGCGGGGCGAGGACCCCCTGGAGGCCCACTCCTACAACAAGCGCATCGCCAGCTCCATGCTGGGGCTGATCGGGGCGATGGGCGCCCTGGGCGGTGTGGCCATCAACCTGGTCTTCCGGGAGTCCTTCCGGATGACGGAGTCGGCCGCCCCCGGGTTCCTCGCCTTCCTCGGCTTCTACCTGGTGTGCGCCGCGGTCACCTGGGCGGTCTACCTGCGCCGTCCCCGCGCCGCCGCCCCCGGTACCGCCGACCGCACCGACGACGCCGTGGAGTCCGCGCAGCGATGA